A single window of Nicotiana sylvestris chromosome 3, ASM39365v2, whole genome shotgun sequence DNA harbors:
- the LOC104226808 gene encoding proline transporter 1-like → MGNDNPSRKENVDDQYPVHTAHQVSNDSWFQVGILLSMGVNSAYALGYSGTIMVPLGWIGGVVGLILSTMVSLYASILTAKLHEVGGKRHIRYRDLAGYLYGRTAYLLVWALQYANLVLINIGYIIMAGSALKAFYLLFSDDHQLKLPHFIAIAGFACVPFAIATPHLSALRVWLGVSSLCLLLYLCIAFVLSLEDGMKAPPRDYSIPGSEVNRIFATIGAVGNLVFAFNTGMIPEIQATVRPPVIENMLKALFFQFTVGVVPLHAVTSIGYWAYGSSASSYLLNNVHGPVWLKGVAHMSAFIQSIITLHIFASPTYEFLDTAYGIKGSALAPRNIAFRLVVRGGYLVLTTFLSALLSFLGDFMSLTGAISTFPLTFVLPNHMYLIARKNKLSSLQKS, encoded by the exons ATGGGAAACGATAACCCTTCTCGGAAAGAAAATGTGGACGATCAATACCCTGTTCATACCGCCCACCAAGTCAGCAACG atTCATGGTTTCAGGTAGGAATTCTTCTCAGCATGGGTGTCAACAGTGCATACGCGCTAGGATATTCTGGCACAATCATGGTTCCTCTAGGTTGGATAGGTGGTGTAGTTGGTCTAATTTTATCGACAATGGTATCATTATACGCAAGTATTCTTACTGCTAAACTCCATGAAGTTGGGGGAAAGAGGCATATCAGATATAGGGACCTTGCAGGATATTTATATG GAAGGACAGCATACTTGCTTGTCTGGGCATTACAATATGCGAATCTCGTCTTGATAAATATTGGATATATTATCATGGCTGGTTCAGCATTGAAG GCCTTCTATCTTCTCTTTAGTGATGACCATCAGCTGAAGCTGCCACATTTCATAGCGATCGCTGGATTTGCATGCGTGCCTTTTGCCATTGCGACACCCCATTTGTCAGCACTAAGGGTTTGGCTGGGGGTTTCATCATTATGCTTGCTACTGTATCTCTGTATAGCATTTGTGTTGTCTCTTGAAGATG GTATGAAGGCTCCTCCGAGGGACTACAGCATTCCAGGATCAGAAGTAAACAGGATCTTTGCAACTATTGGTGCGGTTGGGAACCTCGTTTTTGCATTTAACACGGGAATGATACCAGAGATACAG GCTACAGTCAGACCACCTGTAATTGAGAACATGTTGAAAGCTCTGTTCTTTCAGTTCACAGTGGGAGTTGTGCCCTTGCATGCTGTTACTTCTATAGGTTATTGGGCTTATGGATCTAGCGCTTCGTCCTATTTACTGAACAATGTTCATGGTCCAGTTTGGTTGAAGGGCGTTGCTCACATGTCTGCTTTCATACAATCGATCATCACTTTGCAT ATATTTGCAAGTCCGACATATGAGTTTCTGGATACGGCATATGGAATCAAAGGAAGTGCTTTGGCTCCTCGTAACATTGCATTCAGACTGGTTGTTAGAGGAGGTTACCTTGTCTTGACCACTTTCCTGTCGGCTTTGCTGTCTTTCCTGGGAGACTTCATGAGCCTCACTGGCGCAATAAGCACATTTCCACTCACATTCGTACTCCCAAACCACATGTACCTTATTGCAAGGAAAAATAAGTTGTCTAGCTTACAGAAGAGTTGA